A stretch of DNA from Arthrobacter globiformis:
CACAACCGCCAAATGGGCGACAGCTACATTGACGACGTCGTCATTAATGCCGCCCCTCGCGCCGCCACTCCGTCCATCCGCAGTGCTGCGGACGTCGTGGCGGTGGGTCCTGACGGCACGCTGTGGAACTACCCGGCAAGCGGCCAGGGGACGCTCCAGGCCCGGCAGAAGATCGGCGTCGGCTGGTCCGGGCTGGCCAAAGGATTCGTGGCGGACTGGAACAGCGACGGCACGTTCGATGTCATCGCTCAGTGGAAGGACGGCCGGCTAAGCTTCTACCCCGGAAGGCCCACCGGCGGATTCGCACCGGCCCGGGCCATCGGCACCGGCTGGAGCAGCTACCACATCACGGTCGGCCGCTGGCGTAAAACCGACCAGCACCCGGGCATCCTCGCCTACGACGCCGCCGGGACCCTCTGGTACTACGGCAACAGCGCCGGAACATCGCTGGCACCCCGCATCAAGACCGGGACTGGCTGGGGAGGCCTGTACCTCACCATGACCGACTTCGACCAGGACGGGGCGCAGGACCTCCTGGCCAAACGCAGCGACGGCCGGCTCGTGCTCTTCCGCTCCACCGGTAACGGCGGCTTCGTTCCGGAATCCAGGCGCGCGGTGGGCAGCGGGTGGAACAGCATCAACAGCATCACGAGCGTGAACGGATTCACCACGGGAAGCTCAGGCCTCATGACCCGGCTCACGGACGGCCGCCTCGCCCACTACCCCTTCAGCAGGGGCATCTGGGGCGCGCGGACCGTCGCCGGCGCTGGCTGGAGCAGCTACAACATCCTGCGGTAGAACCGGCAAGGGCCCTGGAGACTCTCCTCCAGGGCCTTCAGCATCCTGCGGTAACAACCGACAAGGGCGCTCCATAAGTTGGCCTGTCTATGTCTGCCAATGTAACGTTTTAGTCACCGGTTGGCCCACACCCTCGTCGGAACATCCCGAATTCCGTTTCGCATGGTAGATGCCAAAGGGGCGGTGTCCTTTCCCTGCCTCATGCCGGTGCCCAGTTTGGGCAGGACTTTTCGCATCGACCTGCCCGTTCCGCACCCCGAAGAGGATTTAGTTCTCATGCGCAGGAAATATCTGCTGTCCGCCGCCATGCTCTCGGTACTGCTTGCCACGTCGGCATGCGGGGCGGGGTCCCCCGCCCCAGTCGCATCCTCACAACCCGCACGCCCCATAGGCTCCGGCACCGGGGATGGCTCCGGCACCGGGGATGGCTCCACCGGCCGGCCGGAAATCGGGATATCCCAGTGGAACGCGGCCGAGTCCGCCAGGAAAGCAAAGACCAAGCCGGCCGCAGCAGCCAAAGCTGAGTCAGCCGCAAAAACCCCGGCCGCAGCAGCCAAAACAGAGGCAGCTGCAAAGACCAAGCCAGCCACAGCGGCCAAGGCAAAGTCAGCCGAAAAGGCCGCGGCAGCCGCCAAGGCTACGGCAGCCAACGCGGCGGCAGCGGAAAAAGCAGCAGCCGCCGCAGCTGAGAAAAAAGCCGCAGCCAAGAACAAGGCGGCAGCCAAGAAGAAAGCGGCCGCAGCAAAAACACGGCCGGCAGCAGGCGCCCCGAAACGGCCCGCGCCGGTGCATGGTGCTCCCAAGACGGCACCTTCGCCCGTCCGCCAAGGGTCCGCGGACCAAATTGTCGGCTCTGCTTGCGGGGCGGCTGACACCTTGTTTGACACTCTGAAGGGATCAGTGACGGTGAGCGATCCTGCACTGCCTGGCACCGGCGTCGGAACCGGCACGGACGCTGGCACGATGGGCGAATTCCGCTGTCTTGATTGACACCTGGATCGGCGGCCAGACCCTCGACGCCGAGAGCCGAAGCCTGCCGGCCCTCCTAGGCGCGGGAGTCAGAGCTTCCGCCCCGGCCGGACCTGTATCGAGGCATCTGGTTCGAGTTCCGCCTCGGTTGCGGCCCTGACCGAGGCGGCAAGTGTCGTGTCATTGCGCGAGATCATGTAGTGCACCGCGGCCGCGAGGATTGCTCCGATGAACCAGGAGAAGGCCGAGAGGGCACCAAAGAGCGGGACGAGCGCCACCACCACTGCAGGCGCGGCCGAGACGACGAACGAAATGTCGGCTTTGCGGTTCCAGCCGCCGGTGTAGGTGTAATAGCCCTGCTCAATGAAGAG
This window harbors:
- a CDS encoding FG-GAP repeat domain-containing protein, with product MKKFLQYGVVGGTSVSLIWALAAGAVPAQAATCQPGTPAPASTYPGTAVMANNFESGSLDGFTSSTAGTGSAEISSDQAHSGTCAAHLHVTADPGSLANLTTPLPAGTATAYADGWFNITQAGALGNDVPYLRFFSGSIRVADVYRYNNNGELWLRVTAPDGTSAFTRLLGSSIPLGEWHHVAMRATANGTASTVDVRFDGTLVYSSSQVATGATTLDTVQLGAEHNRQMGDSYIDDVVINAAPRAATPSIRSAADVVAVGPDGTLWNYPASGQGTLQARQKIGVGWSGLAKGFVADWNSDGTFDVIAQWKDGRLSFYPGRPTGGFAPARAIGTGWSSYHITVGRWRKTDQHPGILAYDAAGTLWYYGNSAGTSLAPRIKTGTGWGGLYLTMTDFDQDGAQDLLAKRSDGRLVLFRSTGNGGFVPESRRAVGSGWNSINSITSVNGFTTGSSGLMTRLTDGRLAHYPFSRGIWGARTVAGAGWSSYNILR